In one Deinococcus detaillensis genomic region, the following are encoded:
- a CDS encoding PqqD family protein → MDTKMIWTTTPEVMATELPDAVVILDEGGEMYQLSGVARAVWLALPADLETLTAAVTAQFEVGVQAAQADISAFLSEMTQRGLLTQSG, encoded by the coding sequence ATGGACACTAAAATGATCTGGACGACAACTCCCGAAGTAATGGCCACCGAGCTGCCTGACGCGGTGGTGATCTTGGACGAAGGCGGCGAGATGTACCAACTGAGCGGCGTGGCCAGGGCGGTTTGGCTGGCCCTTCCCGCCGACTTAGAAACGCTGACGGCAGCGGTGACGGCTCAGTTTGAAGTCGGCGTGCAGGCCGCCCAAGCCGACATTTCCGCGTTCCTGAGCGAGATGACGCAGAGGGGTTTGCTGACCCAGAGCGGATGA
- a CDS encoding phosphoenolpyruvate carboxykinase (ATP), whose product MTQQAFDSLSTRVTFSPQTAQWAAGLRPPLLHQAPTTPLTSHLQLERGPARADGQPVRLSWSGGNVEARRSGNRVCIPEVLAFDVQPRLTHVELGPDAESRAADAWLGLHLAFAETQRAAGWLSLHAALLKLAGPSGAERLIAITGPSGAGKSTAALRLMQRGAAVVAEDSGWLSPEGEVFGWDSNLRLRPDTLSQFAPSLSRAGQDAHGKDVVEVGRSAGGPLASTWVLGAPHGQLLSAADQVRAWWEMSGLPITPAARRGVQQAVARCCVPNLTNIPVYGLNRDRLFELEDLLKR is encoded by the coding sequence ATGACCCAGCAGGCCTTTGACAGTCTGTCGACCCGGGTTACTTTCAGCCCCCAGACCGCTCAGTGGGCCGCTGGACTGAGGCCGCCACTCCTTCACCAAGCGCCGACCACGCCACTCACCAGCCATTTGCAGCTTGAGCGCGGGCCTGCGCGGGCAGACGGGCAACCCGTGCGGCTGAGTTGGTCGGGCGGAAATGTAGAAGCGCGGCGCTCAGGCAACCGCGTTTGTATTCCGGAGGTGCTGGCCTTTGATGTGCAGCCGCGCCTCACCCATGTCGAACTCGGCCCCGACGCCGAGTCAAGGGCCGCCGACGCTTGGCTCGGCCTGCATCTGGCCTTTGCCGAAACGCAGCGGGCAGCGGGGTGGCTGAGTCTGCACGCTGCCCTGCTTAAGCTGGCGGGGCCAAGCGGAGCTGAGCGCTTGATCGCCATCACCGGCCCGAGCGGCGCAGGAAAAAGCACCGCCGCCCTGCGGCTGATGCAGCGCGGCGCGGCGGTGGTTGCCGAAGACAGCGGTTGGCTCTCGCCGGAGGGCGAAGTGTTTGGCTGGGACAGCAATTTGCGCTTGCGGCCCGATACGCTCTCCCAGTTTGCTCCGTCGCTGAGCCGCGCAGGCCAAGACGCTCACGGCAAAGATGTGGTTGAAGTCGGGCGGTCGGCGGGCGGGCCACTTGCGTCAACTTGGGTGCTGGGAGCGCCGCACGGCCAGCTGCTCAGCGCGGCGGATCAGGTGCGGGCCTGGTGGGAGATGAGCGGCCTACCCATCACGCCCGCCGCCCGCAGGGGCGTTCAGCAAGCCGTAGCCCGCTGCTGCGTGCCCAACCTGACGAATATCCCGGTGTATGGCCTGAACCGTGACCGCTTGTTCGAGCTGGAAGATTTATTGAAGCGCTGA
- a CDS encoding NIPSNAP family protein, with protein MFYEYRRYQAQAGRRDELVKFMEETVIPFQVSKGMDVTGSFVDEKDPDIYIWIRRFENEAQREELYAKVYQSEVWKTEMAPKIDTLFIREKIAVTRIVPTPASALQ; from the coding sequence ATGTTTTACGAATACCGCCGTTATCAAGCTCAAGCAGGCCGCCGCGACGAACTGGTGAAGTTCATGGAGGAAACGGTCATTCCCTTTCAAGTCTCGAAAGGAATGGACGTGACTGGCTCGTTCGTGGACGAAAAAGACCCCGACATCTATATCTGGATTCGCCGCTTTGAAAACGAAGCACAGCGCGAAGAGTTGTACGCCAAGGTTTATCAAAGTGAGGTGTGGAAAACCGAGATGGCCCCCAAAATCGACACCCTGTTCATTCGTGAAAAGATCGCCGTGACCCGTATCGTTCCGACACCAGCTTCAGCGCTTCAATAA
- a CDS encoding helix-turn-helix transcriptional regulator yields MTPASDLPSPAPQRPERSPAPAGWTFFSNHSHVLLYLAREPDMPLRSAAQAVGITERAVQRIVRDLEEAGILIRVRVGRRNRYEIRGEQSLRHPIEAHETVGNLLAFLMLNQTGPQTD; encoded by the coding sequence ATGACCCCAGCCTCCGATCTTCCATCACCCGCACCGCAGCGGCCTGAGCGCTCCCCAGCGCCCGCCGGCTGGACGTTTTTTTCCAACCACAGCCACGTCCTGCTTTATTTGGCCCGCGAACCCGACATGCCCCTGCGCTCGGCGGCGCAGGCGGTGGGCATCACCGAACGCGCCGTGCAGCGCATCGTGCGCGACTTGGAGGAAGCCGGAATTCTGATACGGGTCAGGGTTGGGCGGCGCAACCGCTATGAGATTCGCGGCGAGCAGTCGCTGAGGCATCCTATAGAAGCGCACGAAACGGTGGGCAACCTGCTGGCCTTCTTGATGCTCAACCAGACCGGGCCGCAAACGGACTGA
- a CDS encoding NADP-dependent isocitrate dehydrogenase yields the protein MSSTLTAPHPASPVLTAVPVAITRGDGIGPEIMSATLRVLAAAGARIDTREVRMGEAVYLGGHTSGLAPDAWDVLRSTGVLLKAPITTPQGGGYKSLNVTLRKSLGLYANVRPCRAYAPYVTTHHPAMDLVIIRENEEDLYAGIEHRQTREVIQCLKLITRDGCEKIVRYAFEYARQHNRRKVTALSKDNIMKLTDGLFHRVFDEIRTEYPELEAEHQIIDIGTARVATRPELYDVIVTLNLYGDILSDVAAEVAGSVGLAGSANIGAKFAMFEAIHGSAPDIAGQNIANPSGLLQSAVLMLEYLGQPDIASTISNAWLKTLEDGLHTRDIASEQTRQVLGTQEFADAVIERLGQFPVHLKPTPTPREAAEPPKMRPRAPITKQLVGTDVFFEWFEGERDPEALAAVLQSAQLEHLPLLMMTNRGVKVWPQGIPETFKSDHWRCRFLSDGSITHADVLALLSNLNQTGLDFIKTEHLYTFDGVPGYTLGQGQ from the coding sequence ATGTCCAGCACCCTCACTGCGCCGCACCCCGCTTCCCCCGTTCTCACCGCCGTTCCGGTAGCAATTACCCGTGGCGACGGCATTGGCCCGGAAATCATGAGCGCCACCTTGCGGGTACTGGCGGCGGCGGGAGCGCGGATCGATACCCGCGAAGTCCGCATGGGCGAGGCGGTTTATCTCGGCGGCCACACCTCCGGCCTCGCGCCCGACGCTTGGGACGTGCTGCGGAGCACCGGAGTGCTGCTCAAAGCGCCGATCACCACTCCGCAGGGCGGCGGCTACAAAAGCCTGAACGTGACGCTGCGCAAGAGCCTCGGCCTGTACGCCAATGTGCGCCCCTGCCGCGCCTACGCGCCGTATGTGACCACCCACCATCCGGCGATGGATCTGGTGATCATCCGCGAGAACGAAGAAGACCTCTACGCAGGCATCGAGCACCGCCAGACCCGCGAGGTCATTCAGTGCCTCAAGCTGATTACCCGTGACGGTTGCGAGAAGATCGTGCGTTACGCTTTCGAATACGCCCGCCAGCACAATCGGCGCAAAGTCACGGCGCTGAGCAAAGACAACATTATGAAGCTGACCGACGGCCTGTTTCACCGGGTCTTCGACGAGATTCGCACCGAGTACCCCGAACTGGAAGCCGAGCACCAGATCATCGACATCGGCACGGCGCGGGTGGCGACCCGGCCTGAACTCTACGACGTGATCGTGACGCTCAACCTCTACGGCGACATTCTCTCGGACGTGGCGGCGGAGGTGGCCGGTTCGGTGGGCCTGGCGGGCAGCGCCAATATCGGGGCGAAGTTCGCCATGTTTGAAGCGATTCACGGCAGCGCTCCCGACATCGCCGGGCAGAACATCGCCAACCCCAGCGGCCTGCTGCAATCGGCGGTGCTGATGCTGGAGTACCTGGGCCAGCCGGACATCGCCAGCACCATCAGCAACGCTTGGCTCAAGACCCTGGAAGACGGTCTGCATACCCGCGACATCGCCTCGGAGCAGACCCGTCAGGTGCTGGGCACTCAGGAATTTGCCGACGCCGTGATCGAGCGCCTCGGCCAGTTTCCAGTTCACCTCAAGCCTACCCCCACGCCCCGCGAAGCCGCCGAGCCGCCCAAGATGAGGCCCCGTGCTCCGATCACCAAGCAGCTTGTCGGCACCGATGTCTTTTTCGAGTGGTTTGAAGGCGAGCGTGATCCGGAAGCGCTGGCGGCGGTGCTGCAATCGGCCCAGCTCGAGCACCTGCCGCTGCTGATGATGACCAACCGGGGCGTCAAGGTCTGGCCACAGGGCATACCTGAAACCTTCAAGTCCGACCACTGGCGCTGCCGCTTTCTGTCAGACGGGTCGATCACCCACGCCGATGTGCTGGCGCTGCTGTCCAACCTGAACCAGACCGGGCTGGATTTCATCAAGACTGAACACCTCTACACCTTTGACGGCGTGCCGGGCTACACGCTGGGCCAGGGTCAGTAA
- the galE gene encoding UDP-glucose 4-epimerase GalE, producing the protein MHLMVVGGAGYIGSHTVRQLLAVGHSVTVLDNLSSGHREALPATVELIVADLLDPPALKAALLSAKPDAVIHFAALIEVGESMRSPGRYYQNNVTGSLNLFQAIVETRKIPLVFSSTAAVYGDAESVPIPEDAPKRPTSTYGHSKWMVEQILHDFGVAHGLPYTVLRYFNVCGAAPDHTIGEDHPNKTHLIELALLTALGQREKMFVNGTDYPTPDGTCVRDYVHVMDLADAHVLAVQALSGGAVSGQAFNVGLGHGFSVRQVLDAVDAVVGTPLTREEGPRRPGDPPSLVADPSRIKSELGFDPKFTDLNGIVQTAWDWHRTHPHGFKS; encoded by the coding sequence GCTCGCATACGGTACGGCAACTTTTAGCGGTGGGTCACAGCGTCACGGTGCTGGACAACTTGTCGAGCGGTCACAGAGAAGCTCTGCCCGCAACTGTAGAACTGATCGTGGCCGACTTGCTCGATCCACCCGCCCTCAAAGCGGCGCTGCTGAGCGCGAAGCCCGACGCGGTGATTCACTTCGCGGCGCTGATCGAGGTGGGCGAAAGTATGCGGTCGCCGGGCCGCTATTACCAAAACAACGTGACCGGCAGCCTCAACTTGTTTCAGGCCATCGTGGAAACGCGCAAGATTCCGCTGGTGTTCAGTTCGACAGCGGCTGTCTACGGAGACGCCGAGAGCGTGCCGATTCCCGAGGACGCTCCCAAGCGCCCGACCAGTACCTACGGCCACAGCAAATGGATGGTGGAGCAGATTTTGCACGATTTCGGCGTGGCGCACGGCCTTCCGTACACCGTGTTGCGCTACTTCAACGTCTGCGGGGCCGCCCCCGACCACACCATCGGCGAAGACCATCCCAACAAAACCCACTTGATCGAGTTGGCACTGCTCACCGCCCTCGGTCAGCGCGAAAAAATGTTTGTCAACGGCACCGATTACCCCACCCCCGACGGCACCTGCGTGCGCGACTACGTGCATGTCATGGATTTGGCCGACGCGCATGTGCTGGCGGTACAGGCCCTCTCTGGCGGCGCAGTGAGCGGGCAGGCCTTCAATGTGGGCCTCGGTCACGGCTTCTCGGTGCGGCAGGTGCTGGACGCAGTAGACGCGGTGGTGGGCACGCCGCTCACACGGGAGGAAGGGCCGCGCCGCCCCGGCGATCCGCCGTCATTGGTGGCCGATCCCAGCCGGATCAAAAGCGAGCTGGGTTTTGACCCCAAGTTCACCGATCTAAACGGCATCGTCCAGACCGCCTGGGATTGGCACCGCACCCACCCACACGGCTTTAAGAGCTGA